The Pyxidicoccus sp. MSG2 DNA segment TGCGCACAACCAGGCCAGCTGCTTCGGCAAGGCGAGTGCGTCCGGCCGTCTCCCTCTCGACCACCATTCGCCGGTCGCGGTAGGGACGGCCCTTCGCCGTTTCCGGCTGAGGCCGCCCCCCGCACAGATCCCAGCGAGCGGAACTACCGCACTGGGCTCTTGCCTCGGGTTCTGACGTCAAACCGCTCCTCGGGCCAGGGATGCAGGATGCGGGCGGGCGGAATCCACCGTCGAACGAGCCTGGCCATCTTCTCCCAGTTCGTCCGGTCTCTCTGGCCGCGTCGCCGCAGCGTATCCGTACGGCGGATGACGTGCCGGGCCGCTTGAGGACGGGCGAGTGCTGTGCTCAGCGGTGTTCGCGAGCCTGGGCGTGAGCGGTTGGGTGGGTTGAAGCCGAGAGAGGAGACTCAGGAAGAGTTGACGGCACGCAGGTGCTTCCACTCGTGCGGCAGCAGCTCACCGATGGTATCCGTACGGCGGATGACGTGCCGGGCCGCTTGAGGACGGACGAGTGCTGTGCTCAGCGGTGTTCGCGAGCCTGGGCGTGAGTGGTTGGGTGGGTTGGAGCCGAGAGAGGGGACTCAGGAAGAGTTGGCGGCACGCAGGTGCTTCCACTCGTGCGGCAGCAGCTCACCGATGCGCGAGTCGGGGTGGGTCTGCACACGCAGCAGCACGTCCGCGAGATACGCCTCGGGGTTGACGTCGTTGGCCTCGCAGGTGGCCACCAGCGCGTAGAGTCCGGCGAGGTTCTCGCCCGCGGCCTCGTGGCCGACGAAGAGAAAATTCTTGCGGCCCAGAGCTGCCCTACGCAGGGCACCCTCGCTCCGGTTGTTATCCAAGGGCAGGCGCTCATCGGAGACGAAGCGGCTCAGGGCGTCCCATTGCTTCAGCGCGTAGGAGATGGCCCCGCCCAGCGGCCCCTTCGGCGGATGCCGCGGAGCCTGCTGCTCGAGCCAGACTCGCAGACGCGCGAGGACGGGCGCGCTGTGCAACTGGCGCAGCTCTCGGTGGGTGGCCGTGCGCACCACGTCCGCCTCGCGCGCCTGGGCCTCCACCCGGTAGAGCGCGAGGATGAGGTCCATGGCTTCGCGCGCTTCGGGCGCGGTGGCGAGCGCGTCGAAGAAGCGGCGCCTGCAATGCGCCCAGCACCCCACGCGCTTACGCCCGTCCGGCAGCGTCACCGGGTTGTAGCCGGTGTACCCGTCCACCACGAGCGCGCCCGTCGTGCCACCCAGCACGTCCAGGGGCGTCTTGCCCCCGCGCCCCATGCTGAAGCGGTAACCGATGAGCCACTCGCCCTTCTCGTTCTGTGTGAGAAACGTCCAGAGGTAGCCCAGACGCGTCTTCTTCACGTCCAGTACGCGCAGCGGCGTCTCGTCGGCCCACACCACCTCGGCGGACGCAATGCATTGCAGCAGATGCCGGGACAGCGGCAGCAGCACCGAGGCGGACAGGTGGAAGAGGTCCGTCAGCGTGCTGCGACTCATCGGCACGCCGCCCCTCTCAATGCGCTGGGCCAGCCGGTGCAGGGGCATGGCATCGGCGCACTTGGACGTCACCACGTGGGCGAGGAAGCCAGGGCCATACTCGCCCTTGTCCACCACCTTGGCGGGTGCGGGTGCTGTCACCACGCCCCCGCCGCACTTGCACGAGAGGACTTCCTGCACGTGCACCTGCCGCTCGAAGCGGGCCGGCAGGTACTCGTACACCTCGGTGGTGCGGCCCTTGCCCAGCAGCTTCAAGTCCTCGCTGCCGCAGGCGGGGCAGTGACGCGCCTCGGCCGGGACGGTGTGGTGAATCTCACGCGTGGGGCACTGCTCCGCCCTGCGGGCCGCGCGCTCGCGTCGCTTCTTCAGCGCCGCCTCGTCCCGTGCCGCCTTCGACTCCGCACTCGCCTCTTCCCCGCGCAGCTCGGCTGCCACGGTCGGCAGCTTCTCCGCCTTCTTGCCGAAGACGTGGCGCTGGAGGGCCGCCATCTGGCCCTTGAGAGTGTCCAACTCCCCGCCGATGCGGCCCACCTCGGCCTTGAGTTCCTCGGCTTCCTCGCGCCAGGGGCAGTGGTGGTCGAGTGGCAGCGGACGGGGCACCCGCGAGGAACAACCCGTCGGGTGGGCCATTGCCCGCGTGACGTGCTCAGCTCCCTGGCCGTCCTGGGGGCGTCCAGGCGGGCTGGCGCTTCACCTCGGCCACGTCGATGCCGTCCAGCAGCATTGCCAGCTGCGTGGCGTCGAGCGCGACGGACTGCGCGTCGGCGTCCACCGGCGGCAGTCGGAAGCGGCCCGTCTCCAGGCGCTTGTAGTACAGGACGAAGCCGCCCCGGCTGAAGGTGAGGATTTTCACCCGGTCTCCTCGCCGGCTGACGAAGGCGAAGAGGTGGCCCGAGTAGACGTCCTCGCCCCAGCCGGTGCGTACCAGGGCCATGAGCCCGTCTATCGACTTGCGCATGTCCACCGGCCCGGTGGCCAGCAGGATTCGCACCGAGGCCGGCAACGTCAGCACGCCGTACGCCCCAGGGACGCCACCAGTCGCGCCACGTAGTCGACGTCCGTGCCCGACGCGAAGCGCACGCGCGCCCCACTGACGGTGAGCACCTCCAACGGCATCCCCTCCGCCATGGGCGCTCCGCTCATCTGCACGGGCAGCAGGCGCACGGGCGGCTCCGCCTCGGTACTCACCTGGCGTCGACGCCGGTACACCCACGACTGCAGCGTGCTCAGCCGCAGCCCCCGGCTCTCGGCGAAACCCCGCTGCGTCTGCCCGCTCGCTTCGAACTCCTCGGCGACGCGCGCCCACTCCGGCTTCTCAGCTCTCTTCGGCACCCGACAAGGGATGACCTGACTTGCTCATCCCCTCAAGGCCCTGCGGCACGTCGTCCGTCGTACGGATACCACCGATGAGCGAGTCGAGGTGGGTCTGCACACGCAGCAGCACGTCCGCGAGATACGCCTCGGGTTGACGTCGTTGGCCTCGCAGGTGGCCACCAGTGCGTAGAGTCCGGCGAGGTTCTCGCCCGCGGCCTCGTGGCCGACGAAGAGAAATTCTTGCGGCCCAGAGCTGCCCTACGCAGGGCCCCCTCGCTCCGGTTGTTGTCCAAGGGCAGGCGCTCATCGGAGACGAAGCGGCTCAGGGCGTCCCATTGCTTCAGCGCGTAGGAAATGGCCCCGCCCAGCGGCCCCTTCGGCGGATGCCGCGGAGCCTGCTGCTCGAGCCAGACTCGCAGACGCGCGAGGACGGGCGCGCTGTGCAACTGGCGCAGCTCTCGGTGGGTGGCCGTGCGCACCACGTCCGCCTCGCGAGTCTGGGCCTCCACCCGGTAGAGCGCGAGGATGAGGTCCATGGCTTCGCGCGCTTCGGGCGCGGTGGCGAGCGCGTCGAAGAAGCGGCGGCGGACATGCGCCCAGCACCCCACGCGCGTACGCCCGTCCGGTAGCGTCACCGGGTTGTAGCCGGTGTATCCGTCCACCACGAGAGCGCCCGTGGTGCCCCCCAGCACGTCCAGGGGCGTCTTTCCCCCGCGCCCCATGCTGAAGCGGTAGCCGATGAGCCACTCGCCCTTCTGGTTCTGGGTGAGAAAGGTCCAGAGGTAGCCCAACCGAGTCTTCTTCA contains these protein-coding regions:
- the tnpA gene encoding IS66 family insertion sequence element accessory protein TnpA — encoded protein: MPKRAEKPEWARVAEEFEASGQTQRGFAESRGLRLSTLQSWVYRRRRQVSTEAEPPVRLLPVQMSGAPMAEGMPLEVLTVSGARVRFASGTDVDYVARLVASLGRTAC
- the tnpC gene encoding IS66 family transposase — its product is MPLDHHCPWREEAEELKAEVGRIGGELDTLKGQMAALQRHVFGKKAEKLPTVAAELRGEEASAESKAARDEAALKKRRERAARRAEQCPTREIHHTVPAEARHCPACGSEDLKLLGKGRTTEVYEYLPARFERQVHVQEVLSCKCGGGVVTAPAPAKVVDKGEYGPGFLAHVVTSKCADAMPLHRLAQRIERGGVPMSRSTLTDLFHLSASVLLPLSRHLLQCIASAEVVWADETPLRVLDVKKTRLGYLWTFLTQNEKGEWLIGYRFSMGRGGKTPLDVLGGTTGALVVDGYTGYNPVTLPDGRKRVGCWAHCRRRFFDALATAPEAREAMDLILALYRVEAQAREADVVRTATHRELRQLHSAPVLARLRVWLEQQAPRHPPKGPLGGAISYALKQWDALSRFVSDERLPLDNNRSEGALRRAALGRKNFLFVGHEAAGENLAGLYALVATCEANDVNPEAYLADVLLRVQTHPDSRIGELLPHEWKHLRAANSS
- the tnpB gene encoding IS66 family insertion sequence element accessory protein TnpB (TnpB, as the term is used for proteins encoded by IS66 family insertion elements, is considered an accessory protein, since TnpC, encoded by a neighboring gene, is a DDE family transposase.) — encoded protein: MLTLPASVRILLATGPVDMRKSIDGLMALVRTGWGEDVYSGHLFAFVSRRGDRVKILTFSRGGFVLYYKRLETGRFRLPPVDADAQSVALDATQLAMLLDGIDVAEVKRQPAWTPPGRPGS